In one window of Pseudorasbora parva isolate DD20220531a chromosome 7, ASM2467924v1, whole genome shotgun sequence DNA:
- the LOC137083560 gene encoding uncharacterized protein, with product YMLPLGDIIRKHGVSFHCYADDTQLYISSRPDETYQFTRLTECIADIKNWMNSNFLQLNSDKTEFLIIGQKSSTSSNREYCLTLDECSVKPSSSVRNLGVLFDTNLSFESHVSSICKTAFYHLKNISKLRHMLSMQNAEQLVHAFMSSRLDYCNALLGGCPARLINKLQLVQNAAARVLTRTRKYDHISPVLSTLHWLPIKHRIHFKILLITYKALNSLAPRYLSELLTHYTPSRRLRSQNSGQLIIPRISKSTAGGRSFSYLAPKLWNSLPSIVREADTLCQFKSRLKTHLFTMAYT from the coding sequence tatatgctaccactgggagatatcattaggaaacatggcgttagttttcattgttatgctgacgatactcagctctatatttcctcacgcccggatgaaacctaccaattcacaagattaacagaatgcatagctgatataaaaaattggatgaatagtaattttctgcaacttaattcagataaaactgaatttttaattattggacagaaaagctccacaagtagtaaccgagaatactgtctaacacttgatgagtgctctgtcaagccctcgtcgtcagtgaggaacctgggtgtgctctttgataccaatctttcatttgaaagccacgtttctagcatctgtaaaaccgcattctatcatcttaaaaatatatctaaattacggcacatgctttcaatgcaaaatgctgaacagttagtacatgcgttcatgagctcaaggctagattattgtaatgctctactgggtggttgccctgctcgcttaataaacaaactccagctagtccaaaatgcagcagctagagttcttactagaaccaggaagtatgatcatattagtccagttctgtcaacactgcactggctccctattaaacatcgcatacattttaaaatcttgcttattacttacaaagcactaaatagtttagctccccggtacttaagcgagctcttaacgcattataccccatcacgtcgattgcggtctcaaaactctggccagttgataatacctagaatatctaaatcaactgcaggcggtcgatcattttcctatttagctcctaaattgtggaatagtcttcctagcattgttcgggaagcagacacactctgtcagtttaaatctagactaaaaacacatctctttactatggcatacacataa